From the Ensifer adhaerens genome, the window TCGTGCTCGTTCTGGTCGCGGCCTTCACCATCTGGCAGGGCTGGGCGCATTGATCGTAGTGAGGGTCGGAGATGAAGTATAAACATGATTATAAAATTCATGTTTATACTTCGGGCTCGTCGAAATCCCGGAATTACAAGCCGGCCGTTCGAAATTCCGTTGTCGTAACAAGCACATCAAAAAAATGTTACTTCCGCTGGATAATCAAGATGACATCATGCCGGCGCATTGGACATGAAGGCTAGCCAGGCAGATTCGCCAAACAGATTTGATTGACCGGGAGATCCTGATGAAAATACGCGCACTGATGTTGGCTGCCGCACTTGCGGGCCTGGGTGTTACTGCCGTGACCGCAGCCGACGAGCCGCAGGTGGTTCGCCAGCAGGCGATGAAGAAGGTCGGTGCAGCGACCGGCGCGCTTGCCGGCATTGCCAAGGGCGAGAAGCCCTACGATGCCGAAGTCGTGAAAACGTCGCTGACGACGATCAGCGAAACGATGAAGACCTTCCCCGACCATTTCCCGGTCGG encodes:
- a CDS encoding c-type cytochrome, with protein sequence MKIRALMLAAALAGLGVTAVTAADEPQVVRQQAMKKVGAATGALAGIAKGEKPYDAEVVKTSLTTISETMKTFPDHFPVGSETGHETEASPKIWENLDDFKAKAVKLGTDAETVLAQLPADQAAVGAALGGIGKDCGSCHESYRLKKN